The window TGCCACCTTGCGCGGCAACTGCTCGACGATCCGGAACACGCCGCCGGCCCCGGCGATCAGCCCGCGCTTGACCTCGGGCAGGCCGAATGACGCGCTCTCGCAGGCGACGACAAGATCGCTGGCCAGCGCAAGTTCGGAGCCGCCACCCAGCGCCGTGCCGTTCACCGCAGCGATGGTGGGTTTGTCGACGAAGTGGTGTACGTAACCGGCGAAACCCCATTCCGGGTGTTCGTCGTGAAAAAGGTTCTCGCCACGGGAGATCGCCTTGAGGTCGGCGCCCGCGCAGAATGACTTGTCACCTGCCCCGGTGATCACCACCGCCCACACGTCGGGGTCGGCCTGCGCGGCCGACAGCGCGTCACCAACCGCCGTGCTCACCGCGCCGTTGACGGCATTGCGGGCCTCGGGCCGGTTGATGGTGATCAGTGCGACGTTTCCACGCCGCTCTACCAGTGCCGCTGGGCTCGCCACGTCGGTGGCAGATTCGTTCATCAAGGCTCCTTTGAATTGGATGGTTGCGTGTAAAGGTCTTCAACCACCGTCCGTTGTCCACAGCGGCGGTCGCCCGACTGCCGAGCGCGGCGTGGGGGCCGACGGCACGCAGTGCGAGCGCATGCAGGTGCCGCCAAGTGCTGGTCGACAAGTTCGGCGTGCCAAGCCCGCGCCGCGGCGATACGGTCCGGCTTCTCCCCAGACCGGGCAACCTGATCCTGACATCGACGAAAGTCGGCGAGTAACGATTCCAGCCGGGGACGCCAATCAGCGGACTGCATCACACCTCACAAAGTCAACCTGGTTAACCATATCGATGGCGCAGAGTCACATAGCCGCTTGGCAAGCCCGTCGGTCAGTCCTCTTCGAGAGTGAGCGCAAGCTCCGGGCAGGCAGCGACTCCGTCGCGGGTGGCCTCCTCGTCCTCGGGGCGAACGTCATGCGCTTCTAGGATCGAGTAGCCCGAGTCGTCGATCGGGAACAAGTCCGGGTCGACTGCATAGCACTGAGCGTGACCCACGCACTTCGACCGTTCGAGACGAACCTTCACGAGACCTCCTCTGCTCGACCGCGAGGGCGTGCGGCCTGGTCCACTGAGACAGCATAAGACTAAAGGATTAACTAATTAACTCAATCCGGGGGCTGACCGGGTTCGACATCTGGCAAGCTTTCCAAACATGACAGGGGTCAGCGGTGTCGATGCCGAGCCACCACTCGGCCGAGACAGTGTCGTAGCGCTCGACGGTGGTTCGCCGCTGAGCCGTCAGGCACTGGGCAACAAGGGTTTCGGCATCAATCTGATGCGATCCGCCGGGCTAGCCGTTCCGCCGGCCTTCTGCCTCACCACCGAGCTGTGCGCGCAGTGGCTGGATGGAGCCGAGGACGTGCTGGACAGGGTGTGGCCCGACGTGCTCCAGAGCCTGCGGTGGCTGGAGCGGCAGACGTCGCGTACCTTCGGCCACGGCCCACGGCCGCTGCTGCTCAGCGTGCGATCCGGTGCGAGTCAATCTATGCCGGGCATGCTCGACACGGTGCTCGACCTCGGCATCAACGACGCCGTCCACGAAGCCCTCACAACCCACGTGTCGGCGGGGTTCGCCGCCGACACCCGGGCCCGTTTCGAGGCGATGTACCGCCGAATCGTGCTCGCAGACACATCCGCAGCCGTACCCACCGATCCGCTGCTGCAGCTCCGATTGGCCATCGAGGCAGTGTTCAGCTCGTGGACCAGCCCGCGGGCGCAGGCCTACCGCGCCCATCACGGGCTCGACGCCGCCGGGGGCACGGCGGTGGTGGTGCAAGCGATGGTGTTCGGGAATCTGCACCACGACTCGGGAACCGGG is drawn from Mycolicibacterium gilvum and contains these coding sequences:
- a CDS encoding crotonase/enoyl-CoA hydratase family protein — translated: MNESATDVASPAALVERRGNVALITINRPEARNAVNGAVSTAVGDALSAAQADPDVWAVVITGAGDKSFCAGADLKAISRGENLFHDEHPEWGFAGYVHHFVDKPTIAAVNGTALGGGSELALASDLVVACESASFGLPEVKRGLIAGAGGVFRIVEQLPRKVALELVFTGEPMAAADALRWGLINEVVPDGAVVEAAIALAERITVNAPLSVQASKRLAYGADGGIIADEEPKWERTTREFTELLKSEDAKEGPRAFAEKRRPVWTAR
- a CDS encoding ferredoxin; translation: MKVRLERSKCVGHAQCYAVDPDLFPIDDSGYSILEAHDVRPEDEEATRDGVAACPELALTLEED